In Salinibaculum sp. SYNS191, the genomic window CGGCGACCCACGTCGCCGACCGCTTCGCCGGCCCCGGCGGCAAGTTCCTGCTGGGAACGGACCACCTGGGACGGGACCTGCTCTCGCGGGTCATCCTCGGCGGCCGGACGAGCCTGTTGCTCGGCTTCGGCGCGACTGCGCTCGCGCTCGTCCTGGGCGTCCCCATCGGCCTGATGGCCGGCTACGCGAAGGGTCGCGTCGACGAGGTCCTGATGCGCGTCATGGACATCATCATGAGCGTGCCGACGCTGTTGCTCGGCCTGCTCATCCTCGTCGTCCTCCCCTCGAACATCCTCAACGTCGTCATGGCCATCGGCGTCGTCTACGCGCCCCGCATCGCGCGGGTGACGCGCTCGGCGACCCTGTCGGTCAGCGAGGAGGAGTACGTGATGGCCGCCAAGGCCCGCGGGGAGTCGAACACCTACATCTTGTTCCGGGAGATACTCCCGAACGTGACCGGCCCCATCGTCGTCGAGGGCTCGGTTCGCGTCGGCTACGCGATCATGATCGGTACCTCGCTGTCGTTCCTCGGCCTCGGTGCCGGGCCGCCGAACCCCGACTGGGGATTCATGATTTCGACGGCACGGGACTACATCTACCAGACGCCGTGGTTCCTCATCTGGCCCAGCGTCGCGCTGCTGATTACGGTCATGGCGACGAACCTCATCGGCGACGGCCTGCGGGACGTCCTCGACCCGCGCGAAACGGGTGATCATCAATGAGTACGCAGCAACCGACCCGGCGCAGCGAGCAGGAAACACTCCTCAGTGTCGACTCCCTCGACGTCAAGTTCGAGGTTCCGGACGGCACGATTCACGCGCTCCGCGACGTCTCGCTGGCGGTCCGGAAGGGCGAGACGGTCGGCCTGGCCGGCGAGAGCGGGAGCGGCAAGAGCACGCTCGCGCTGGCCATCGTCCAGTATCTCGACGCCAACGGCTGGGTCGACGACGGCTCAATCACCTTCGAGGGTGAGGACCTGCTGTCGGCGTCGAAGAGCGACCTGCGCTCGATTCGGGGCAACCGTATCGCCCACGTCGCACAGAACCCCGCCCGGTCGCTCAACCCCAGCATGACCATCGGTGCGCAGGTGCGCGAGACCATCGAACTCCACCAGGAGACGGGGAGTAGCGAGGAGACCGACGAGCGCGTCTACGAGGTGCTCGACCAGGTGAACCTCCCCGACCCGGCGGGCATCGCGGAGCGGTACCCCCACGAACTCTCCGGCGGG contains:
- a CDS encoding ABC transporter permease — encoded protein: MATDNPTQDDSAGLTLPPIVGKLLGNRRILIGLAFLVPIVLVAILGESVAPYDPTATHVADRFAGPGGKFLLGTDHLGRDLLSRVILGGRTSLLLGFGATALALVLGVPIGLMAGYAKGRVDEVLMRVMDIIMSVPTLLLGLLILVVLPSNILNVVMAIGVVYAPRIARVTRSATLSVSEEEYVMAAKARGESNTYILFREILPNVTGPIVVEGSVRVGYAIMIGTSLSFLGLGAGPPNPDWGFMISTARDYIYQTPWFLIWPSVALLITVMATNLIGDGLRDVLDPRETGDHQ